In Engraulis encrasicolus isolate BLACKSEA-1 chromosome 15, IST_EnEncr_1.0, whole genome shotgun sequence, the genomic window CAGCCCTCTACGTAGAATCTGACCAGCCTACAGTCAGTGACCTACCCACcctgcacacacgaacgcacacacacgaaggAGAGTGTGTTGGCCAGTTTAGtcaagccttcacacacacacccacacacaaaacacgcacgcacgcacgcacgcacgcacgcacgcacgcacgcacgcacgcacgcacgcacacacacacacacacacacacacacacacacacacactcacactcacactctctctctctcacacacacacacacacacacacacacacacacacacacacacacaacacacacacacacacacacacacacacacacacacacacacacacacacacacacacacacacacactcacacacacacacacacacacacactagccttctTGGAGGTCTGAGATGGGAAAGCAAAGACGCGTAGAGGAGAGGCCACCTCCAATGCTGCCAACCTCActggccacaacacacacacacacacacacacacacacacacacacacacacacacacacacacacacacacacacacacacacacacacacacacacacacacacacacacacacacactttatactgtatgattctctctccctctctctttacctctgacacactcacatgcacgcacgcacgcacgcacgcacgcacgcacgcacgcacacacacctccagtgcTGCCAACCTTGCCTGGCCACATCACGTCAATAAAGACTCTGGAAGAGACTGTGGGTAATGGCCATAATGGGCGCTCTGTCCTTGACTGTTAACTCttgtcactctccctctcctcataccCTACCCTAACATAAGGGCTTTTATATAATATTGATCTATAATAGTATAATAATCACTTTAGAACGCATAGCACATGCTAAACACATTATAACATATTGACATTTCACCTAAGCAACTAATTTGCATTTCACATAAGGAACTCAGGACATAATTTAGGCATAGCAGTGTTGTAGTACAGTCCATAGTGCAGCTCCACAATGTGCAAAGTGCATGGCGGACAGTATAATAGGTGAAAGCTAGGTTTGGTCTGTCCTTGACCAAAACAGCAACATTGAACATTAAAACAGCACATACTGTAGTCAATTTTACAGTCTTGTGAGGATGCTTCCAACAACACATTTACAAGGCGAGGGCACACAGTAGATAGAATAAGGACCGCTCTGTCCTTGACTAAAAaagaagcaatgtggggttagagcACTTCACTCacggagggagaaaaggagaggtaagggtgggattcaaacctgtaaccctctTGTCTAAAGTCAAACCATTAGGTCACGGGACGGCTGCCAATTACTGAGATATGTGAAATACCGTAACATCTTGTACTATGCAATATTACAATGACATTTAATATGTTATGTTGACTTGTTGTTGATTATTTTGATTAGTTAACATTACGACGGCATATTAGGGACATGTTTAAATATATTGTTTTCAGAGATGGGGGTATTTTTTGGAGAAAAAAGTTGCAAATTTGCGAgaaaaaagttgtaaatgtaaGACTAAAAAATTTGGTAGACACAAACTTGCAAATTTGTGGGGGGAAAACCCCCCAGAAATCAGCCATCGCTCATTGATTTTACAAAATCACAAATTTGCATGTTTCTTTCCATAGATTTGTGACTTTATTCTCAGAATAATACCCCCTTAAATACcccccatttctgaaaataatacATTTAAACCGGTCCCTAATACGCCGTCGTACAACATAGCTACAGTACAATGGAAATATTTTAACTCACTTTTGGGCTAGGATAACTAACCTGTGGCTTCTCAtagcagtgtagcctacatggtgcACGTGCAGTGTGGTCAGGTTTTCCATGACCACATCTGTCTTTTCCTAAGACTAGAATACTTCTTTTGGATTTTTTCAATCAAGGTACAAGAAAAAGAAGTTTGGAATAGAGCATAGACTGACCATCCAGTCACGGAGTGGAGGGTGGCCTGACACAATTTGGAGCTTGTTATGAGCTGCATACTTGTACGACTAAATGAACGTTTAAGACTGAAATACTTGAAGTTGCACTCACAGTGGGTGACTTGATCAGACAGATATAAGCTAACTAATGGAATAGTGTTCACTGCAGAACCAACTTAAAGAGGTcgttatgcaaaaaaaaaaagaagaaagaaaaagaaaaacaactgcAAGATTTGGGAATCAAAACCAAGGCCACCCACGTTCTTGGCAGGGCAGGCAGTCTCCCTACAGTGCCTAGTACATAGCCACCTAACTGTAGCATGTGGAGTGGACCACACTACAGTGCCTAGTACATAGCCACCTAACTGTAGCATGTGGAGTGGACCACACTAGCAGCAGCTATCAAACTTGCTGACTTCTGATTCGTCCATAGCCAGCAGGAGCCCAGCTCCACAACCTTTGCAAGACAGTTCCCTCACTAcagaatttatatatatatatttagggacttttttgcctttatttgataggacagtctgagatggtgacaggaggcgagtggggcagagagacggggtgagatcgggaaatgaccccggtcggaaccagtgggcatgcaagcccaaatgtggggggcttagcgtgctgtgccacagcgccgcCCCCTCGCTACAGAATTGACAGTAGCCTCTCCCTTACAGGGATCAGTCTTATACAGGTCACTTCAGTAAGTACTTCGCCTCATTTttaatatgaattatgatgatctgactcagagctggttggatcaaataaGCGGCAGCTTATCAGAACTGTCAGAACCTGATATAGAGAAGGGAACTATGAAGGTTCATTAGGCCTGGTAGTTTATAATACATAAACTGTTTTGTTGCCAAAGCCTAAAGATAAagataggatgggatgggatgggaaggtACCAAAAATCATTACTTTTCTTGGCCTTGAAAATGGAACACTTTATAATATCGGGATgggaaataattaaaaaaattaatggacagtcacacacaaatgGATGTACGTAGCAGCACATGGTACGGTGTTTTTATTAGGTTATGGGTatgtgcaaaaaagggtgcttaACTCAGCGAATAGCTTAAGCATGGCTAACTGGATACACTTGGTCgcaaaaacattttttacttTACATTTTCAGGGTGTAGAACAAAAAGTACGCAAAAATAATGGTATGTACACTATTTATTTACAAAATATACTTAGACTTTTgtataaaaatgtatattttaatatatttatatatatttcaatatcttgtatTGAAGTAAATTCCCAAAAAGTAAAAAAGACTTTTTTATTACTGTACCCCCCAAAAGGGTCTGCATTTCCTTTGAATGGTTTCGTAACAACAGTTTACATTCATCCTTTCACAAACAAAAGGTCCATACATGTAATGGTCCATTTTATCCTTTTCATAAAGACGAAAAAGATCCGTGCATAAATCGTCGACTCCTCCTTTCACAAAGCTGAACCAAAACTAGGTccgtaaaatgaaataaaatgtcatcgcccattcatccttttcacaaagacaaaaaagggtCCGTACAATGTTAGTGTCCATACTGAGGTAGCACGTCTGTCTTTTTTGGTCATCTTTCCCCTCTCTTGTCACaattcaaataataaaaaaacaataaaaatgtcccatcataaacaaaacaaaaaacaagagttCATTGCTAGCAACAATTAGCATGTTTGCTACGTGCTAGATTGCGTTGGTCCCTGGTACTGTACTTCTGTTCGGCTGATGTCTATTGGCTGTTCGTAGATGCCGTGTCCCAAATCCTGTTTGGGATCTTGATGATACCGCAGCGCTGGATCCTTCTCGTCTTCGTGGCCCGAGTCTGCGTCCAGTGCGGCGTAAGGGTTCTCGTGGAGCGTGACCCCGTTCTGGGTCACACCAGTGGATGTGAAGCCTGGGTACACTTGTGAAGGGGCTCTCCAGGGGGCTTTCCCAAATGTGCCTGTGGGAGAGGAGGTTTAAACACATCTATTAGTTTAAAGGTTTACCCAAGGTGAACACCATAATGCATTTCGTTTTAGCTGTCTGCACAACTTGCGATTTTTTTTAACACCTCAGCCGCCAGGTGTGTTGGAGATGATGTGCAAATCCCCGAATTAGAATAAAACTGTACAGTAACTCCTGCATACTAACCATTTCGCTTAAACTTTATTCATCTGTATACAATGTGGTATGATAGGCTGACAAAATGTCAAGAAGTTGTGTTCAAAAAGAGGTGTTTAAGGTTTATGCATGCACATGAAGTCAAAACTTTTAAAAGATCACTCCAAGTTTACATGTTTAGTAAGGATCAATACTGCACAAGCCCGTTACATTTCAACATTGACCACTATTTAATGTCTTCTGACAACAAccgtttatcttatcttatgctTATCTCTTTTTGCGGAGGGATTGAAGGATACAAAACTTCAAATAGCCACCTCTTGTGACCCTGCCACTGTCTTTTGAAGTTAGCGGTACCCTCGAGGAGTAATGGATTTTGTACCGGGGCTGATATataccaaagccaagtcaagggATATATTTTGACAATTTATGTCAGTGCAGGTCCAAGCAAAGGATTCAGTTCCGGCTCCTGAGCTTGTAGATGCCTATGATATTGGGAAATACTTTTGACTCATTCATCATTAGATTTGGCCTTAGGCCAAAGGTTTTAAGAAGGGAAGAGGCCGTAGCATCAAGATGTCTGCATTCCTGAAAATTTTTTTGACTAGAGGGAGAATCACAAGAAGGCAGTGAATGCCActaaaaaagtattttttcagTTTGTTTTAGCAGTTGACTGATATTTAGACAGTAATGGCGCTTTCAAATGAGCCCTACCAATAAAAAGGCAACGTTTAAAAGGCAGCCTTTTTCAAATTTGACAAACAATAATGCTTCACAAAATGTTTGTTTAGGAGCGCTTTCTGGACTAAAGGAAATTTTGCTCGAGATGCTTAAGATGCACAAACCCAAGGAAATCCCAAGGCACCCTCCTGTTCAAAAAGCTTAAAAAAGCCTTAGTTGTAATGGCTTTGGCATTAACATAAAGCATAAACAATAACGCCTACCCATGAAGCCACTGGAGGCTGGCCGCGGCCGGCTGTAGTCCCCACAGTCCGGAACGACCATGAGGGGAGGAGGCGCACCGCTGGCGTTGGTAGGGTCAGTAGTCGGGTGTAGCGCCCCCTGCACGGCGCTGGCGGGTAACTGCACCAGTACGCTGGAGGCCATGTGGTCGTAGGGGTCGGGCATGGAGGACGGGCAGGGGAAGTAGTCCCTCTTTTTGGAGCTGCTCAGGCTGCCGCTGTAGGAGTCGATGCACATGGGCCGCTGGTCCAGACCACAgcctggagggaggaagagagagaaagggaacgaGACAGAGAGTGTGGGGGTTAACATCGCTCATTCTGATACGCACATTTACTACGCTTACACTTAAATTAGCAGTAACGTAGTACAACCTCTTGCCTAATCTCATGGCCGCTATATTGGATAAGAGAGAACCAACAGGGTTGTGtacaaacactaaaatagcaaaACCGACTGAAACACTGCCTTATTGAGTCGCTTGCACACGATTAATTAAGGACATGCTCTTTACCTAGGTAGTCGGTGGGGTCTGGTCCGTACAGGTTGCCTTGCTTGATGAGGGAGCCAATGGGGCCCTGGTAGTGGCACAGCAGAGGGTCAATGGCCGCCTCCATGTCCGCCTCACTTCCTGTGTCCAACTGGCACAGacctgaacaacaaaaacaagacagcCCAATATTTCAGCATGCTTTAAGAAGGAAAATTTAAACAGAATTTTAAAGACTAAAAGATGTATTTTTTCCCACCATTACAGCTTTTTAATATACTGTGCACAAGGACTAAAACACTGTTACCTATGGGAAAGAGAGGGTACAACTTGCAATTTCAATTGTCTTTATTAATATTATGCGTTAGCATAACATATCAACTGCAAGCTCTGACCATTTGTCTGAAAGGTATGGAAACGGGTGGGAGAGGTAGATCAAACATGAAAACCTTCAACAAAGTAACTCAGCCATGTAGAGATCTTACCATTCATGTCTTTGGGCTGCATGTAGAAtccacccatggagggggccatGAACTGGTGGTTGCTGCTGCTCTCCGAGGGCACATAGCCGTCTTGACGGTCCGCCAACGTGCCCTGAGACGACAGATAGCTGGGAATGTCGGCTGGAAGGTTCGTCTCGTCTATGGAGAAAAGATGGGGAAAATCGGAATTGAACAAAGGGTCAATAATGAGtgattttattatattattgatGAATGCCAATGTTTATAGCCAACTGTAATAACTCAATATATAATTTCTAATAAGTTATTCAAAATAACATGTCCATAACTTTTGCATATGGATTACCGTTTAACCACATGGATTCATAGTAATCACACAGTAAAAGTCATCTCAGTTTCATACCTAATAATCTTCATTATATTATTGTATAACTACAATAACAAGGTAGTTCACCTGTGTTGGTGACGCTGCAGTCCTCGTTGCGCCGGCGCGTGTGGTAGATGATCACCACCCACACCAGCGAGGTGCCCACCACGCAGCACACCACGGCGATGATGACGATGCCCACCGTGGTCCAGCCGTCCTCGTCCAGGCTGCCCGCCGTGGGCACGGGCTGCGGGCAGTTGGGGTTGGGCAGCACCACCAGCCGCAGGTTGCCCCGCTCCGTGCCCAGCGGGTTGGACATCTCGCAGGTGTACTTGCCCGCGTCGCCCTCGGCCGCGTCCACGATGATGAGCAGCTGGTTGCCGGCGGCGAAGAAGTGGCGCTCGGTGACGGCCAGCGGGCTGTCGTCCTTGGTCCAGTTGAGGCGCGGAGGCGGGCTGCCCCCGGCGATGCACTGGAGCACGGCCGTCTCGCCCTTGGCCACGGTGCGGTCGGTCAGCGGGCGCAGGAACGAGGGCGTTTCTGTGGAGGACATTAGGAGGGATATTggattagaacagtggttccttAACTTTTTTCCCTGTGTACCCCCTTGTAGATTTTAAtctggttcgcgcaccccctaagcatatGTTTGCGCTATGAGATAGCAAATCACCGCACATTATGCTGtaattttgggcaatcctcattcccAATAGACCCAATCGTTTTTATGCCCTAATTACAAtgaaacttgttgcatgacattCTATGACACTATACACTTctaatggacccttccagcatacaattcaccatacaattaaaaactatttcatgttcattaatgctggataaaaacacaCCACTGAAcacatccgccattgctctatgcAGCTCGCGCTACCCCTTATGgccacaccccagtttgggaaaccctggattaGAATGTACGTTTCCGAACACAAAGAAGATCTCTGACATACGTGAGAAAAAAATTATATACTGTGTGAAagagaataaaaagaaagaaaactacGGAACCACTTCCacatccttaaccactaggccacggctgcctcttACCTAGTACAGTGAGGGTGGCGTTTGCGGATATGGCTCCAGCTGTGTTCTGTGCCGTGCAGCTGTACACCCCGATATCCTCCGTCTTGACGTCCACGATGAAGAACACGTCATCCTCGGGCATCACGTGCATCCTTCGCTCGCGGGCGGCCGGGAAGTCTGTGCCCCCGTCCTTCTGCCAGGCGATCTGGGGTGAGGGGTGGCCCCCCGCGGCACACTCCAGACGGGCAGTGGCGCCGGCGCGGATGGTCAGGTCCATGGGCATCTTGGTGAAGGAGGGCAGCACTGTTGGGGGAGGGGAAGTTAAAGTATGATCAGTTTTGATTGTAGCTGAGAAAAGAGAACAATATCCGCTTATAAAGCGACGCTTTTCAGCATTACAATGTAAAAAGCTTATAAAAGTTTTGAATCATTCATTACATTTCAGCTTGTGAAGTAAGACATGTAAAATGAATCTTGTAGCAAAGTCAAAGTTGCTCACAAAGAGGAGTCTTacccagccccacacacacacaaagtctttgACCCATTAGCAAACGAAAAAACGTTGCCCCTTACTGTTGACGGTGAGGCGAGCTTTGTTGGAGTACGACGATCCGAAGTGGTTGGAGATGACGCACTGGTACTTCCCCTCGCTGTCGAACTGGACGTGGTGCAGCTGCAGCGTGGTAGTGTACTCCGTCACGTCTCCACCCTGCGCCCGCACGTGCGCCTGGTTGACGATCTCCGCCTCGTTCAGGTTCTCGTTGTCCTTCTTCCAGGCGAAGGTCATGGGCGAGTCGCTGGAGCTGGCCGCCGAGCAGACGAAGGTCACGTTCGTGCCCTTGATGGCCGACTGGGTCTCGGGCTGCACCGTGATCTGAGGCTTCGGGAAGTCATCTGTGAGAGAACAACATGAGACATGTAAACGTGTGCTTTTATAACatcaaattattacattacacttacattaaatgattacattacattactcattacacatatattacagggtattggttagaactacagtccctggagcaatgtgcggttaggtgacttgctcatgggcacttcagccatcgatggaggtgtagggagacgcAAGgacaggattcgaacctgcaaccacgtgatctacagttcaactccctaaccattacatcgCGGCTGCCCCATTTTACGTCATAAATGATCTCTCCAACATCAGGGTAATTGTTTGAAGGTGTAATATGTTCCATATTATTCAAATATAAAAGCTGAAAAACACACAAGATGCTAAATGTAAAGGGCATTGGATATCTGAAACCCCATGTTAGAATGACGCTGGCATGACTGTTTGAAAGTTAAAGCTAGCTGATTGCCTCTTATTAGACCTCTCAATCATTGAAACTATCAGCACTGTAATTACTTTCCAGAAGCCTCCATGATGAGAATCTTGCTTATTCGTCTATTGCTTATTAGTTACAAAACGGCTTTGAAGCATTTACTCTTTGTATGGTTGAACCGTAACCATGGGGATCGCTGTACACAGGAGGACAGGTACACAGCCTTAACCCCGGAACATTACACAAACCTCCATGGATACATATTAATTACAGGtctcaggaaaacacacacagcaagcaaatAAACAAGTTAATAAAAATAGTTTCACAAGTCTACAGGAGCCACGCAGAGACAGGGAAGTCTTCTATAAATCATGCAAAGAAGATGCAACCACAAAAACCAAAACCCAGAAATTGAGGGTCTcagaaacaccccccccccccccccacaactgACTGTTTGGTTTTAGGTCCACGTGAATTTGACCAAATAAAATCACACATCATCACCAGAGGCAGCATAGTGAGGAAAATAACAGCATGTTCCCCCCATGGCAGACACCTTTCTGAGCTAATAGGAAAAGCACTAGCTCTACAGAGCCTTCCATTACACATTTtccacctgtgctgtgctgtgctgagaggGAGCGCAGAAGATGGCAGTCAGTTGTGCAACAGCAGAagacatccaaaaaaaaaaaactcaaatagaggacaggagagagggggggtggagggttcgagagagagagagagagagagagagagagagagagaaagagaaagagggagaaagagaaagacaaagaaagaaagaaaggtcgtCTGGAAAAAAAAGGAGTGTGGAAGAGTACTTTTGCACTTTTTCGGCCCTCCAACTCCAATCTTGCTTGGGCAGCACGCAAGgcacagagggagggggaggggaagaagaagaaaaaacgaaaggaagggaaaaaaaaagaaaaacagcacgAGGTCCAACCTGGGCCCCTCCCCAGCTCAggcctgctcagctcagctctgcttgTTTGAACAGCAACAAGCCAGCCGTTCTCTAGCAgttagtcagccagccagccagccagtcagccagccagtcagccaaccATCAGGCAGGCAGCTGAGAAGCTGAGGCAGCGAGAAGAAACATCTTAAAGTCGGTCAGCGACCAGTCAACTAGCAGCGGGAAGAATAGCAGATGGCCTACGGCAGACACTGAACTGAACTAGAGTGGCACTGTGTGTGCTCAACTTCACCCACTAGGCTGCCCAAGGCTGCCCAAGAGAATAAACGTAACGAAGTTCACTGCACTGTACAAACTGATCCTTTACCGAACGGACTGACAACCAAAATTAAGGCCAAGAGAAGAAAAACTGAATTGGGCAACGCAGTAAGGAAGAAAACCTAAACTTAACTTAATTCACCACAAACACACTGTTCCTGAACACCAAGGCAGAAAATAACCTAAGGTGGAAAAAAAAGACTAAAACTAAAAACTAACTGCAGACATAGTAAGCGAGAATAAGGTGAAAAAGTGGGCtgaacaggaggaaaaaaaaggaacCAAAGTAAAAAATTAAACTGACCGCAGACGAACTGGTCGGGGTTGACACTGAAGACGGTGCGGGCCTTGAGCATCTGCGGGTGGGCACAGCTGGCGTTGACCAGCGGCAGGAAGGAGTGCTCGGCCACCCACTGAGGAAACCACTTCAGCTGGCAGTCGCACAGCAGGCTCGACGTGTTCAGGTGCCTGGAGAGCGCGGAGGAtgggatggatggaaggaaggaaggatggaaagaaggatggatggatggaaagaaaaatgaaagacaAGTGTTACGGATTAAGGCAAGGATTAGCACATGATCAAATTATTTACACCTTGAACAGAAAATTGGAATACGCAAGCGAAAGGAAATAAAACacagtaaatacagtaaacacagtaaagtgcagttattcagtaccaaagtgcaatgtgctgaataacacattgcactttggtactgaataactgcactttactgttttTGTCAACCTGTTATCTTGTCCcagagggagggtgggtgttgtATTTGTCTACTGAGTTTTTGTctgttgtaatgtctttgtaattgtagtGTATTggaaatggcacagaacaactttccgaaaggacaaataaacagcAGAAAGGACAAATGAACAGCAAAAAAGGACAAGGTGCTAAAATGATCGATATAAACTTACAGCTCAGTCAGCAGTTTCATGTCAGAGAAAGCATTGACCTGGATGGACATGATGGCGTTGTTACTCAAGTcgctgtttggagagagagagagagaaacaaacccATTAAAGTAAATAGTTCTTGTGCTTATTGTGCAACCATACATGCCTGTTTTAGGGACTACGGGCAATTACCGTCAGATGGAAAGACTTTACATTGACCGACACATTTATATAGGACATTTAACACAGCCTTTATAAATAGCACAAGGGCCTGGAATAGGGGATGAAagcaaaaagacaacaaaaaactgtaggtcaaaaaggattttttttaaaaaaaggaagaaCAACTTTTAAGTTCTATTTTTAAGGTTTTAGGGGGTATATTAAGAAGGCAGggacatgaaatgaaatgaaagggaaAACAACTCACAGGTGCTCGAGCATTTTTAGTCCAGAGAAGGAGCTCTTGGTAACGGAGCGGATGCGGTTTCCCTGGAGAAAGCTggagacagacaggaacacaTTTTCTACATGGTCAGCATCATTCACTACACAACACGCTATGGACTTGAACGTGGAATTCACTTTCAaataaaagaagacaaaaaaatgtaCACAACACAACCTATTTCCTGCTTGGAACAAAAACCGCTAAGTTGTTTTaggacactttttaaaaaatgatttccTGAACTGTCAGCATCCCTACACAGCACGCTATGGACAAAACATGGAATTTACTCCCAATAAACCATTTCATGTGTGAGACAAGACAGAAAAAATAACAACACAACCCATTTCATGCTTAAAGTGATGCGCAAGTGTTTTTGTCTTTGGGAATGTCCTACTTGGACAGCATTCTTTCACGTAATGATTTTTAGATGGAATTTACTTTCAAATAAAAGCATCCCATGCAtatgacagaaaaaaaacccctaaaataACGACAATAACACCACAATCCATTTAATTTCTGTCATCCAACAGAGAAAtgacccacacccacaaactcacCAATAGCACATGAAGGGTACCAAGGTAGAGTCACCAGGAAGATCCTTTCAAACTGCTAAAACTTGATAAACCACTACAATGGTGTTGGAAAGATTGTTTTATGTCTGACAAATCTACTTAGTGGCGCTTTAATGGAATTTATTTCCAAAGTTAAAAACAACTTTCGTGTACtagacaccaaaaaaaaaaaccccaccaccacccaacccaGACTTACAGTTTCTTCAGCTTGTCCAGGGCACGGAAAGGCCCGTTCATGTCCTCGATTGTCCAGGAAATCTCATTGTTTTTCAGATCCCTatgagagatgaaagagaaaccacattgttaaaaaaaatccacaccccaacctcacatactcacacagaaaTGCAGACACTACCCGAGGCCTCATGGCATACatgcccgtacacacacacac contains:
- the LOC134463962 gene encoding leucine-rich repeats and immunoglobulin-like domains protein 3 — its product is MSPPARPLRAGKYVVVCLLIWRVELILGNEEKSQSCPSPCTCIDTLLDCARHKLGKVPDNLPLWIEQLDLSHNKLQSLDSSLLWKLQHLREIKLNNNELESIPDLGPVAGNVTTLFLANNKISRVSAEHLRAMVSLETLDLSNNNLAELRNGSLPPLPIKNLYLNNNRISLLDQGCFGNLSKTLQVLRLNRNKLSNIPGKSFQLPSLQHLDLSRNRVRRIEGLTFHGLVGLRSLRMQRNGITRLMDGAFWGLSNMEVLQLEYNNLTEVSKGWLYGLLTLQQLHLAHNTLNRIKPDAWEFCQRLNELDLSFNHLTRLEESSFSGLSELDQLHIGNNQLSFVADGAFRGLSRLQTLDLKNNEISWTIEDMNGPFRALDKLKKLFLQGNRIRSVTKSSFSGLKMLEHLDLSNNAIMSIQVNAFSDMKLLTELHLNTSSLLCDCQLKWFPQWVAEHSFLPLVNASCAHPQMLKARTVFSVNPDQFVCDDFPKPQITVQPETQSAIKGTNVTFVCSAASSSDSPMTFAWKKDNENLNEAEIVNQAHVRAQGGDVTEYTTTLQLHHVQFDSEGKYQCVISNHFGSSYSNKARLTVNMLPSFTKMPMDLTIRAGATARLECAAGGHPSPQIAWQKDGGTDFPAARERRMHVMPEDDVFFIVDVKTEDIGVYSCTAQNTAGAISANATLTVLETPSFLRPLTDRTVAKGETAVLQCIAGGSPPPRLNWTKDDSPLAVTERHFFAAGNQLLIIVDAAEGDAGKYTCEMSNPLGTERGNLRLVVLPNPNCPQPVPTAGSLDEDGWTTVGIVIIAVVCCVVGTSLVWVVIIYHTRRRNEDCSVTNTDETNLPADIPSYLSSQGTLADRQDGYVPSESSSNHQFMAPSMGGFYMQPKDMNGLCQLDTGSEADMEAAIDPLLCHYQGPIGSLIKQGNLYGPDPTDYLGCGLDQRPMCIDSYSGSLSSSKKRDYFPCPSSMPDPYDHMASSVLVQLPASAVQGALHPTTDPTNASGAPPPLMVVPDCGDYSRPRPASSGFMGTFGKAPWRAPSQVYPGFTSTGVTQNGVTLHENPYAALDADSGHEDEKDPALRYHQDPKQDLGHGIYEQPIDISRTEVQYQGPTQSST